A DNA window from Hydra vulgaris chromosome 13, alternate assembly HydraT2T_AEP contains the following coding sequences:
- the LOC100215554 gene encoding uncharacterized protein LOC100215554 isoform X2, with translation MLVIFFVFLLVSQVYTQNLRVCSGANKIKVKELSLQTLYPGRSANARVVITADGVTPDLDMVIEMPFCNFVQCSMKLTCSDFIGAGLPCQLSGGRVYSISKTLNVPLAAMFLRGTHNIKVKLFKNGQDFGCFEFSAQIR, from the exons ATGCTggttatcttttttgtttttcttttggtGTCGCAAGTTTATACTCAAAACTTGAGAGTATGCAGTGGAG ctaacaaaataaaagtaaaagagcTTTCTCTACAAACTTTGTACCCAGGAAGATCTGCAAATGCAAGAGTTGTTATTACAGCAGATGGAGTTACTCCAGATTTAGATATGGTGATTGAAATGcctttttgcaattttgttcagtg CTCGATGAAACTGACATGCAGTGATTTCATTGGCGCTGGTCTTCCGTGCCAGCTTTCAGGAGGTCGCGTTTATAGTATATCAAAAACACTAAATGTTCCGTTAGCAGCTATGTTCCTCAGG gGTACTCACAATATCAAAGTTAAACTATTCAAGAACGGCCAAGATTTCGGTTGTTTCGAGTTCTCTGCTCAAATaagataa